From a region of the Chondrinema litorale genome:
- a CDS encoding Crp/Fnr family transcriptional regulator translates to MKEFIDHVLQFGNLNQQQIDFITSKANKISLQKDEFFWEAGKAIKQVGFVKDGVLRVYYYNKEGDEITRYFIEENLLILYGYDIDSNYIPSEYLQAITDTELIVFSKKDWKEIADTIIGWENIIQKITAKQHRQKLERRSPLIDQDATTRYLEFIENFPNLVNRIPLSFIASYLGITQSSLSRIRKNIR, encoded by the coding sequence ATGAAAGAATTTATAGATCATGTTTTACAGTTTGGTAATTTAAACCAACAGCAGATTGACTTTATCACTAGTAAAGCGAATAAGATTTCTTTGCAAAAAGATGAGTTTTTCTGGGAAGCAGGAAAAGCAATTAAGCAAGTTGGTTTTGTAAAAGATGGCGTGTTAAGGGTTTATTATTATAATAAAGAAGGTGATGAAATTACGCGATATTTTATTGAAGAAAATCTGTTAATCTTGTATGGTTACGATATAGATTCTAATTACATTCCATCAGAATATTTGCAAGCAATTACAGATACTGAACTTATAGTTTTCTCTAAAAAAGATTGGAAAGAAATTGCAGATACTATTATAGGATGGGAAAACATTATTCAAAAAATTACAGCTAAGCAACATAGGCAAAAATTGGAACGAAGAAGCCCACTAATAGATCAAGATGCTACTACAAGATATCTTGAGTTTATTGAAAACTTTCCGAACTTGGTGAACCGAATTCCTCTTTCGTTCATCGCTTCATATCTAGGAATTACTCAATCTTCTCTCAGCAGAATTAGAAAAAACATCCGCTAA
- a CDS encoding sensor histidine kinase: MNKAEDKHDNADSINLLKDFQQIDEGGDIFKQMFKYSIIPTIIHDMEMAIINANDSAIREFGYSREDFLKKKIFDLHTESELDHSTEVLNQMQVENKLSVETSFKRKDGSVFIAEATPCKFMLGNKPVIHVFIQDITDRKMAMKKIQQFNTELEKQVSKRTKELKLKNNELESFSYTVSHDLRAPLRAISNYSKILNEDYRSNLDLDGGEIIDLIMKNTTKMSHLIDEILLVSRLDRETAKKQDINMQQVFENAYSDLTEDKGERKIEFKLGKLNNCQADKTMITQLVTNLLSNAIKYTLPRDLSKIEVSNYESEGSCVYVVKDNGVGFDMQYYDRLFNIFERLHKTSDFDGTGVGLSIVRKVIEYHNGTVWAESKLNEGSTFYFSIPI, encoded by the coding sequence ATGAATAAAGCAGAGGATAAACATGATAATGCTGATTCTATAAATCTTTTGAAAGATTTTCAGCAAATTGATGAAGGAGGAGACATCTTTAAACAGATGTTCAAATATTCCATTATTCCTACGATTATCCACGATATGGAAATGGCTATCATTAATGCTAATGATAGTGCGATAAGAGAGTTTGGTTATTCCAGAGAAGATTTTTTAAAGAAAAAGATATTTGATCTCCACACCGAATCTGAGCTTGATCATTCTACTGAAGTTTTAAATCAAATGCAGGTAGAAAATAAATTGAGTGTTGAAACTAGTTTCAAAAGGAAAGATGGTTCTGTATTTATTGCTGAGGCTACACCGTGTAAATTTATGTTGGGAAATAAACCTGTAATTCATGTTTTTATCCAAGATATAACCGATCGCAAAATGGCAATGAAGAAAATTCAGCAATTCAACACTGAATTAGAAAAACAAGTATCCAAGCGCACAAAAGAACTTAAACTTAAAAACAACGAATTAGAGTCTTTTAGCTATACTGTATCTCACGATTTACGAGCACCACTGCGAGCAATTTCAAACTATTCTAAAATTTTAAATGAAGATTATCGATCAAATTTAGATCTGGATGGAGGCGAGATAATTGATTTAATAATGAAGAATACTACTAAAATGAGTCACTTAATCGATGAGATTTTACTTGTGTCTAGATTAGATCGCGAAACGGCAAAAAAGCAAGATATAAACATGCAGCAAGTGTTTGAAAACGCTTACTCTGATCTAACCGAAGATAAAGGTGAAAGAAAAATTGAGTTTAAATTAGGCAAATTGAATAATTGCCAAGCAGATAAAACCATGATTACTCAATTAGTAACAAATTTACTTTCTAATGCAATTAAATATACATTACCAAGAGACCTTAGCAAGATAGAAGTGAGTAATTATGAGTCTGAGGGCAGTTGCGTGTATGTAGTGAAAGATAATGGGGTAGGTTTTGATATGCAGTATTACGATCGGTTGTTTAACATTTTTGAACGTTTGCACAAAACATCAGATTTTGATGGTACAGGAGTTGGACTTTCAATTGTACGGAAAGTAATTGAATATCATAATGGAACAGTTTGGGCAGAAAGCAAATTGAATGAAGGATCAACCTTCTATTTTAGCATTCCAATTTAA
- a CDS encoding response regulator, which yields MPYSGIKKIILLEDSLEDQIIIKGNLYSSGIFAGIACCDNKQDYIHCLKHTQPDIILLDYHVPSFDFDEALKMARNAHENVPVIYVTGIITKELASEVLVKGADALVTKDCLEELPTVVQSLWLNLLMKRAPQEASKKNLSKKLEYIKLELNSLIKNNQICIKAFDKSE from the coding sequence ATGCCTTATTCTGGAATAAAAAAAATTATACTTCTTGAGGACAGTCTGGAAGATCAAATAATTATTAAGGGGAATTTATACAGCAGTGGAATTTTTGCTGGTATAGCATGCTGTGACAACAAACAAGATTACATACACTGTTTAAAACATACCCAACCTGATATTATACTATTAGATTACCATGTGCCTAGTTTCGACTTCGATGAAGCATTGAAAATGGCAAGAAATGCTCATGAAAATGTGCCTGTGATTTATGTAACAGGTATAATTACAAAAGAATTAGCTTCTGAAGTTTTAGTAAAAGGAGCTGATGCATTAGTAACAAAAGACTGTTTGGAAGAATTGCCGACCGTTGTACAAAGTTTATGGTTAAATTTATTAATGAAGCGTGCACCTCAAGAAGCCTCAAAAAAGAATCTTAGCAAAAAACTAGAATATATAAAGCTTGAATTAAATTCTTTGATCAAAAATAATCAGATATGTATTAAGGCTTTTGATAAAAGTGAATAA
- a CDS encoding aldo/keto reductase has product MILNENYKLPNGVEIPKLGLGTWFISNDDAVQAVKDATDIGYRHIDTAQAYQNENGVGKGVIASGLKRSDLFVTTKLAAEVKSYEEAVASIDGSLKTMGLDYIDLMIIHSPKPWMQFHESDPHKEGNSEAWRALEDAYKAGKLRAIGLSNFEQADIENILENCTVKPMVNQILAHIGKTPTSLIQYCQDQNILVEAYSPIAHGVLMHNEEVLAVAKKYNVTVPQLSIRYILQLGLLPLPKTANPAHMKNNADIDFVISESDMEILKNVEEITDYGDANMMPVFGGKLS; this is encoded by the coding sequence ATGATACTAAACGAAAATTATAAATTACCTAATGGAGTAGAAATTCCGAAGTTAGGCCTTGGTACATGGTTTATCAGTAACGATGATGCAGTACAAGCTGTAAAAGATGCAACTGATATCGGTTATAGACATATAGATACGGCACAAGCTTACCAAAACGAAAATGGTGTTGGAAAAGGTGTGATAGCTAGCGGTCTAAAAAGATCTGATCTGTTTGTTACTACCAAGCTTGCAGCAGAGGTAAAATCTTATGAAGAAGCAGTAGCTTCAATAGATGGTTCACTTAAAACAATGGGACTAGATTACATTGATTTAATGATTATCCATAGCCCGAAACCTTGGATGCAATTTCATGAAAGTGATCCACATAAAGAAGGAAACAGTGAAGCTTGGAGAGCATTAGAAGATGCCTACAAAGCTGGTAAACTTCGTGCAATTGGTTTGTCTAACTTTGAGCAGGCAGACATTGAAAACATTCTTGAAAATTGCACTGTAAAACCAATGGTAAATCAGATATTGGCTCACATTGGTAAAACTCCGACCTCGCTTATCCAATACTGTCAAGACCAAAATATTCTGGTAGAAGCATATTCACCAATCGCACATGGAGTATTAATGCACAATGAAGAGGTACTTGCAGTTGCTAAAAAATATAATGTTACTGTTCCTCAATTAAGTATTCGCTACATTTTGCAGTTGGGTCTTTTGCCTTTACCAAAAACAGCAAACCCAGCACATATGAAAAATAATGCAGATATAGATTTTGTAATATCAGAAAGTGATATGGAAATCTTAAAAAATGTTGAGGAAATTACTGATTATGGTGATGCTAATATGATGCCTGTATTCGGTGGCAAATTGAGCTAA
- a CDS encoding DUF2255 family protein, with the protein METISESLTQEEITLIAQKDDFHIAPFREDGKTYGTPTWIWVVSVENQLYVRAYNGTKSRWYNSAVKQKAGKIEAAGLTKKVRFELIEGDINDKIDEAYRQKYSKSPYLNSMISRNAKAATVKVLAYNE; encoded by the coding sequence ATGGAAACTATCTCTGAATCATTAACACAAGAAGAAATAACTCTAATAGCTCAAAAAGACGACTTTCACATAGCACCATTCCGAGAAGATGGAAAAACCTATGGTACACCAACTTGGATTTGGGTTGTATCAGTAGAAAATCAATTGTATGTGAGAGCATATAATGGCACTAAATCTAGATGGTATAATTCTGCTGTAAAGCAAAAAGCTGGAAAAATTGAAGCTGCTGGGCTTACAAAGAAAGTTCGTTTTGAGCTAATAGAGGGAGATATTAATGATAAAATTGATGAGGCTTATAGACAAAAATATAGCAAAAGTCCTTATCTCAATTCTATGATTAGTAGAAATGCAAAAGCTGCTACAGTAAAGGTATTGGCTTATAACGAATAA
- a CDS encoding tautomerase family protein: protein MPHLQINLLEGKTEEQKQELAKELVKAAQKVIGYGDESYSVTIEDFTSGEWKSEIYPKKIIGRKDILYKEPGYEM from the coding sequence ATGCCTCATTTACAAATTAATCTGCTCGAAGGTAAAACTGAAGAGCAAAAGCAAGAATTGGCTAAAGAGCTAGTAAAAGCTGCACAAAAAGTGATTGGTTATGGTGATGAATCTTACTCTGTTACCATAGAAGATTTTACTTCAGGTGAATGGAAAAGTGAGATTTATCCTAAAAAAATTATCGGGCGAAAAGATATTCTCTATAAAGAGCCCGGATACGAAATGTGA
- a CDS encoding (R)-mandelonitrile lyase has translation MEIVKNGEMLSVKGPEAWFTGTVRIDPLFNKKDNVTKAAGALVTFEAGARTAWHTHPVGQTLIVESGLGWVQREGGPIEEIRPGDVVWFAPNEKHWHGASPNKAMSHIAIQEELNGEVVTWMEKVSDEQYKKS, from the coding sequence ATGGAAATAGTAAAAAACGGCGAAATGCTATCGGTAAAAGGACCAGAAGCTTGGTTTACAGGTACAGTAAGAATTGATCCACTGTTCAATAAAAAAGATAATGTAACAAAGGCAGCAGGAGCACTAGTAACCTTTGAAGCTGGAGCCAGAACTGCTTGGCATACACATCCAGTTGGTCAAACTCTTATAGTAGAATCTGGTTTGGGTTGGGTGCAGCGCGAAGGTGGACCAATTGAAGAAATTAGACCGGGAGATGTTGTTTGGTTTGCTCCAAACGAAAAACACTGGCACGGTGCTTCTCCAAATAAAGCAATGAGCCATATTGCTATTCAAGAAGAATTGAATGGAGAAGTAGTAACATGGATGGAAAAAGTTTCAGACGAACAATATAAAAAGAGCTGA
- a CDS encoding IS1595 family transposase, translating into MEASKLPFRYWFVAIWLMGCSKKGSSACNVQRQLNHKRYEPIWAMMHKIRSAMGQRDNHYLLGGNIEVDEGFFETLVPEGQKEEERKRGRGSQKQTMAMVFAQTEVVLQPKKHRPSKRCKYFKMAVCADFTVETARNTITRHVAQNAKMITDGYSTYQSLTGEFEMDVEKVPSKQAHIKLPWVHTAIGNAKKVLQGIYQHTRPGYLQNYLDEFCYKLNRRYFENDIFDRILIACTLT; encoded by the coding sequence ATGGAAGCTTCCAAACTTCCGTTTCGCTACTGGTTCGTTGCTATCTGGCTGATGGGCTGTAGCAAGAAAGGTTCTTCTGCCTGTAATGTGCAGAGGCAGCTCAATCATAAGCGCTATGAACCTATCTGGGCAATGATGCACAAAATACGCTCTGCGATGGGCCAACGGGACAACCACTACTTGCTGGGAGGCAATATTGAGGTAGACGAAGGGTTCTTTGAAACACTAGTACCCGAGGGGCAGAAGGAAGAGGAGAGAAAGCGGGGAAGGGGGAGCCAGAAGCAGACCATGGCGATGGTCTTTGCACAGACAGAGGTGGTGCTACAGCCTAAAAAACACCGCCCTTCTAAAAGGTGCAAGTATTTCAAAATGGCTGTATGCGCTGATTTTACAGTAGAAACTGCTAGAAATACGATTACCCGGCATGTTGCCCAGAATGCCAAGATGATTACAGATGGCTATTCAACCTATCAGTCACTGACAGGAGAGTTCGAGATGGATGTGGAAAAAGTGCCCTCAAAACAGGCCCATATCAAACTACCTTGGGTACATACAGCCATTGGGAATGCAAAGAAAGTCCTACAAGGGATATATCAGCATACAAGGCCAGGGTATCTACAGAATTATCTAGATGAGTTCTGTTACAAACTCAATAGAAGATACTTTGAAAATGATATTTTTGACAGAATATTAATTGCTTGTACGCTCACTTGA
- a CDS encoding NAD(P)-dependent alcohol dehydrogenase, whose amino-acid sequence MNNNIKTKGYAAKDESGKLSPWEFERRPVGDDDILIDIKYASICHSDIHQEKGHWGKQIYPQVPGHEIVGVVAAVGKNVTKFKVGDRAGVGCMVDSCMECESCTHGDEHFCDRGQTVFTYGYPTEAEPSGITQGGYSDKIVVRDHFAVHIPDNISFEEAAPLLCAGITTYSPLMRAQFKIGDKVGVAGIGGLGHLAVKIAVSKGAEVYAFTTSPDKVEDIKSWGVKEVIVVDEEFKNMQAYSKTLDYMISTIPYQFNVTPYVFCLKPGGTFTFVGMPNASEITINNLMLAFARVNFNSSLIGGIPETQEVVHYCAENGIKPEIQIIKAEEINEAWDKVVNKEARYRYVIDAATF is encoded by the coding sequence ATGAACAATAACATCAAAACAAAAGGTTACGCAGCTAAAGACGAATCGGGAAAGTTGAGCCCATGGGAGTTTGAACGTAGACCAGTAGGAGACGACGATATCTTAATCGATATTAAATATGCAAGTATTTGCCATTCAGATATTCACCAAGAAAAGGGGCACTGGGGTAAACAAATATATCCGCAAGTTCCCGGACATGAGATTGTAGGTGTGGTAGCAGCAGTGGGTAAAAATGTAACCAAGTTTAAAGTTGGTGATAGAGCAGGAGTTGGCTGTATGGTAGATAGCTGTATGGAATGCGAAAGCTGTACGCATGGCGACGAACATTTTTGCGATAGAGGTCAAACAGTATTTACTTATGGTTACCCAACAGAAGCAGAACCATCAGGTATTACACAAGGTGGTTACTCAGATAAAATAGTGGTGAGAGACCATTTTGCTGTGCACATTCCAGATAACATCAGTTTTGAAGAAGCAGCTCCATTATTATGTGCGGGAATTACAACTTATTCGCCACTGATGAGAGCCCAATTTAAAATTGGAGATAAAGTAGGTGTTGCAGGTATTGGCGGATTAGGCCATTTAGCAGTAAAAATTGCAGTCTCTAAAGGTGCAGAAGTATATGCATTTACAACTTCTCCAGATAAAGTAGAAGACATAAAATCTTGGGGAGTAAAAGAGGTAATTGTAGTAGACGAGGAGTTTAAAAACATGCAAGCCTATAGCAAAACATTGGATTATATGATAAGCACAATTCCTTATCAATTCAATGTAACACCTTATGTATTCTGTTTAAAACCAGGTGGTACTTTCACATTTGTAGGTATGCCAAATGCATCAGAAATCACTATTAATAATTTGATGTTAGCATTTGCAAGAGTGAATTTTAACTCATCATTAATTGGAGGAATTCCAGAAACTCAAGAAGTAGTTCACTACTGTGCAGAAAACGGAATAAAACCAGAAATACAAATTATAAAAGCCGAAGAAATTAACGAGGCGTGGGATAAAGTAGTGAATAAAGAAGCTCGCTATAGATATGTTATAGATGCAGCTACTTTTTAA
- a CDS encoding cupin domain-containing protein, translating into MKYNRSIFLLSVLAAFLITSCSQQSVQEANQSETKELEAIFPKGNKGPSKFFTGSAYNYGLFPMDSTFTTLVGNVYFEPGARSNWHTHPAGQILIITDGVGYHQIEGEPIQVMKKGDVVKCPPNVRHWHGASPNTCLQQLYIVPNTEKGVVNWMEAVSDEQYKKVD; encoded by the coding sequence ATGAAATACAATAGATCAATATTCTTACTGTCGGTATTGGCGGCTTTCTTAATTACAAGCTGCTCACAACAAAGTGTACAAGAGGCTAATCAAAGTGAAACAAAAGAGTTAGAAGCCATCTTTCCAAAAGGAAATAAAGGCCCATCTAAATTCTTTACTGGCAGTGCTTACAACTATGGGCTTTTTCCTATGGATTCTACATTTACCACCTTGGTAGGAAATGTTTATTTTGAACCCGGAGCAAGAAGTAACTGGCATACGCATCCAGCAGGGCAAATATTAATTATTACAGATGGAGTTGGTTACCATCAAATTGAAGGTGAGCCAATACAAGTAATGAAAAAAGGTGATGTAGTAAAATGTCCGCCAAATGTTAGACACTGGCATGGTGCAAGTCCAAACACTTGTTTACAACAACTCTATATAGTACCAAATACTGAAAAAGGAGTGGTTAATTGGATGGAAGCTGTAAGTGATGAGCAATACAAAAAAGTTGATTAG
- a CDS encoding sugar O-acetyltransferase, with translation MEQKSEKQDIFSRFKSGEAVPLDDPEYPKIFDIVNRTIKLSVELNNSTDANKVRSKLSEIIGVIIDESTTIFPPFYTNFGRHISLGKNVFVNHACSFLDIGCITIEDDVMIGPRVNITSENHPIEVSKRKTLVPGAVVIKRNAWIGAGATILPGVTIGENSVVAAGALVNKDVPANTVVGGVPAKIIKEISD, from the coding sequence ATGGAGCAAAAATCTGAGAAGCAAGATATCTTTAGTCGTTTTAAATCCGGTGAAGCAGTTCCATTGGATGACCCAGAGTATCCAAAGATTTTTGATATAGTTAACCGCACAATTAAATTGTCTGTTGAGCTAAATAACTCGACTGATGCGAACAAAGTGCGTTCGAAACTGAGTGAAATTATAGGCGTAATAATCGATGAAAGTACCACTATATTTCCTCCATTCTATACAAACTTTGGTCGTCATATTTCTTTGGGTAAGAATGTATTTGTCAACCACGCTTGTAGTTTTTTAGATATTGGTTGCATTACAATTGAAGATGATGTGATGATCGGCCCCAGAGTGAATATTACTTCAGAAAATCATCCGATTGAGGTTTCTAAGAGAAAGACATTAGTACCCGGAGCAGTAGTAATTAAACGAAATGCTTGGATTGGTGCAGGAGCAACTATTCTACCTGGAGTAACTATTGGTGAAAATTCGGTAGTTGCTGCTGGTGCATTAGTTAATAAAGATGTGCCTGCTAATACAGTAGTTGGTGGAGTTCCTGCAAAAATTATAAAGGAAATTTCTGATTAA
- a CDS encoding flavin-dependent oxidoreductase encodes MKITISGGGIGGLVTALCLHKNNYEVEVFESVNKVKPLGVGINVLPHAVRVLDYLELLPELEKIAIKTADLIYTNRYGQQFLGDKRGIFAGYKWPQFSIHRGYFQELLYQTCIARIGKKHIHVGHHLDAFEQDENQITARFINRKTGEYIKEVSSDILVGADGINSVSRKQCYPEEGPVIFSGNVLYRGTTLMKPFLNGSTMAMIGSNKQKMVVYPIGHVDEKTGLQLINWVGNLKEEGENRLTVRDWNRQIEKSFLLERYTDWKYDWLDVYQMIDEAIAIYEFPMSDRDPLDTWTFGRFTLLGDAAHPMYPIGSNGASQAILDAAALTKSLNSHNTISDALQAYDQERVPATGKIVRQNRKKGPDAILDLMEDRFPKGFTPEEIPHAEIKQTMSKYKEIAGFDIDTLNQKGTGL; translated from the coding sequence ATGAAGATAACAATATCAGGAGGAGGAATTGGAGGTTTAGTTACTGCACTTTGCTTACATAAAAACAACTACGAAGTTGAGGTATTTGAATCTGTGAACAAAGTAAAGCCATTAGGGGTGGGAATCAATGTTTTACCTCATGCTGTTAGAGTTTTAGATTACCTTGAACTATTGCCCGAATTAGAAAAAATTGCTATAAAAACAGCTGATTTAATTTATACAAACAGATATGGCCAACAATTTTTAGGCGATAAAAGAGGGATATTCGCTGGCTATAAGTGGCCACAGTTTTCAATCCACAGAGGGTATTTTCAAGAGCTCTTATATCAAACTTGTATAGCTCGTATAGGAAAAAAGCATATACATGTAGGGCATCATTTGGATGCTTTCGAGCAAGATGAAAATCAGATTACAGCGCGGTTTATCAATAGAAAGACAGGTGAGTATATCAAAGAAGTTTCTTCGGATATCTTAGTTGGAGCTGATGGAATAAACTCTGTTAGTAGAAAGCAATGTTACCCTGAAGAAGGCCCGGTGATTTTTTCTGGCAATGTACTATATAGAGGTACTACATTAATGAAACCATTTCTCAATGGTTCTACCATGGCTATGATTGGCTCGAACAAACAGAAAATGGTGGTTTATCCGATTGGTCATGTAGATGAAAAAACAGGACTCCAACTCATTAACTGGGTAGGAAATTTAAAAGAAGAAGGAGAGAATCGATTGACTGTGCGTGACTGGAATAGGCAAATTGAAAAATCTTTCTTATTAGAAAGATACACCGATTGGAAGTACGACTGGCTCGATGTTTATCAAATGATAGATGAAGCAATTGCCATTTATGAGTTTCCAATGTCAGATAGAGATCCGTTAGATACTTGGACATTTGGTAGGTTTACGCTTTTAGGTGATGCGGCGCATCCTATGTACCCAATTGGTTCAAATGGAGCTTCGCAAGCAATATTAGATGCAGCAGCACTAACTAAATCATTGAATTCACATAATACCATCTCAGATGCTTTGCAAGCTTACGATCAGGAGAGAGTGCCTGCAACTGGAAAGATTGTAAGGCAAAATAGAAAAAAAGGACCCGATGCTATTTTAGACCTCATGGAAGATAGGTTTCCGAAAGGATTTACTCCTGAAGAAATCCCTCATGCAGAAATTAAGCAGACTATGAGCAAGTACAAAGAAATTGCAGGTTTCGATATTGATACGCTTAATCAGAAAGGTACAGGTTTGTAA
- a CDS encoding DUF3237 domain-containing protein, translating to MMYTPQAPDLEYICELQVALQPAMVVGETALRTRRVIPITGGTVAGPKIKAYIINGGVDWQTLRTDGVTELEAHYQFKTDDGEIIYIKNVGLRVASPQVAKLLAEGKEVDVSQYYFRAGPKFEANRNGKYNWLNDGIFICTGERLPNAVSIKVWKVL from the coding sequence ATGATGTATACACCGCAAGCTCCAGACTTAGAATATATTTGTGAATTACAGGTAGCCTTACAACCTGCTATGGTAGTAGGAGAAACTGCATTAAGAACCAGAAGAGTGATTCCAATTACTGGTGGAACAGTAGCAGGCCCTAAAATTAAAGCATATATTATTAATGGTGGAGTAGATTGGCAAACCCTTAGAACTGATGGAGTTACAGAGCTAGAAGCGCATTATCAATTTAAAACTGATGATGGTGAAATTATTTACATCAAAAATGTAGGGTTGAGAGTTGCTTCTCCCCAAGTTGCAAAGTTGCTGGCAGAAGGCAAAGAAGTAGATGTAAGCCAATACTATTTTAGGGCGGGTCCTAAATTCGAGGCAAATAGAAATGGCAAATACAATTGGTTGAACGACGGCATATTTATTTGCACTGGTGAGCGATTGCCCAATGCAGTATCTATTAAAGTTTGGAAGGTCTTATGA
- a CDS encoding family 43 glycosylhydrolase produces MKTRHIRFLLLILLSGFYLTGNAQDKKVKEGIFQNPIFSGDYPDPSILRDGDDYYIVHSSFEYYPGLLIWHSTDLVNWSPVANALNKYVGSVWAPDLAKYDGKYYIYFPASNTNYVIYADNIEGPWSDPIELKVTMIDPGHVVDEEGNRYLYFSSGSYVPLAKDGLSITGEVKHAYDGWKIPREWSIECFCMEGPKLFKHRDYYYLTVAEGGTAGPATGHMVISARSKSPLGPWENSPYNPILRSESNDEKWASVGHGTVFDDTNGKSWMIFHGYEQEHYNMGRQTMMLPVEWTEDGWFKIPENVSINKPVNKKGVKQLSFSLNDNFAGSTLKPQWKFFGEYDLNRFKLENNSITINGKGNSIPESSPMLTIPADHSYTAQVELEIEGDAIGGLVLFYNQQAYSGILADSKNILTNIRGWQFVTESDKIKRHVFLQLRNINNTVNMYYSLDGKTWLKTENSLEVSGFHHNVLGGFLSLRIGLVSTGEGKVKFKNFEYYPIK; encoded by the coding sequence ATGAAAACGAGGCACATAAGATTTTTGCTGCTAATCTTACTTAGCGGATTTTATTTAACTGGAAATGCACAGGATAAGAAAGTGAAAGAAGGTATTTTTCAAAATCCTATATTTTCGGGAGACTATCCAGACCCAAGCATTTTACGCGATGGCGATGATTATTATATTGTTCATTCTTCCTTCGAATACTATCCTGGTTTATTAATTTGGCATTCTACCGATTTGGTTAATTGGTCACCAGTTGCTAATGCTTTAAATAAATATGTGGGTTCTGTTTGGGCACCAGATTTGGCAAAATACGATGGCAAATACTATATCTATTTTCCAGCAAGTAACACAAATTATGTGATCTACGCAGATAATATTGAAGGACCTTGGAGCGACCCGATAGAATTAAAAGTAACTATGATTGATCCTGGACATGTGGTAGATGAAGAAGGAAACAGGTATTTATATTTTAGTAGTGGCAGTTATGTGCCATTAGCCAAAGATGGACTGTCTATTACTGGTGAAGTTAAACATGCATACGATGGTTGGAAAATTCCAAGAGAATGGTCGATCGAGTGCTTTTGTATGGAAGGACCCAAACTATTTAAACATCGTGACTATTATTATTTAACCGTTGCTGAAGGTGGCACTGCTGGACCTGCCACTGGGCATATGGTGATATCTGCACGATCCAAATCTCCTTTAGGACCTTGGGAAAATTCACCTTACAATCCAATACTCAGATCAGAGTCTAATGATGAAAAATGGGCATCTGTCGGGCACGGAACTGTTTTCGATGATACGAATGGTAAATCTTGGATGATCTTCCACGGCTATGAGCAAGAGCATTATAACATGGGTAGACAAACGATGATGTTACCTGTTGAGTGGACCGAAGACGGGTGGTTTAAAATACCTGAAAATGTGAGTATTAATAAGCCTGTTAATAAGAAGGGAGTTAAGCAATTATCTTTTTCTTTGAATGATAATTTTGCAGGAAGCACTTTAAAACCACAATGGAAATTTTTTGGCGAATACGATCTAAACAGATTTAAGTTAGAGAATAATAGCATTACAATTAATGGGAAAGGAAATTCAATTCCGGAATCTTCTCCGATGTTAACCATTCCGGCAGATCATTCTTATACAGCTCAAGTTGAGCTTGAAATTGAAGGCGATGCCATTGGTGGTTTAGTGCTTTTTTACAATCAACAAGCTTATTCTGGAATTTTAGCAGATAGTAAAAATATTTTGACCAACATTAGAGGTTGGCAGTTTGTCACCGAATCAGACAAAATAAAAAGGCATGTATTTCTTCAACTAAGAAATATAAATAATACAGTGAACATGTATTATAGTCTCGATGGAAAAACATGGCTAAAAACCGAGAATTCATTAGAGGTTTCAGGCTTCCATCATAATGTTTTAGGTGGTTTTTTAAGTTTGAGAATCGGACTTGTTTCTACAGGTGAAGGCAAGGTTAAATTTAAAAACTTCGAGTATTATCCAATAAAATGA